Proteins encoded together in one Oenanthe melanoleuca isolate GR-GAL-2019-014 chromosome 7, OMel1.0, whole genome shotgun sequence window:
- the ATG9A gene encoding autophagy-related protein 9A, whose product MAHFETQYQRLESSSTESPPGGGDLLVHVPEGAKSPWHHIENLDLFFSRVYNLHQKNGFTCMLIGEIFELMQFIFVVAFTTFLISCVDYDILFANKALNHSQHPSEPIKVTLPDAFLPPNVCSARIQANSFLICILVIAGVFWIHRLVKFIYNICCYWEIHSFYINALKIPMSTLPYYTWQEVQARIVQIQKEHQICIHKKELTELDIYHRILRFKNYMVAMVNKSLLPIRFRLPLLGDTVFYTRGLKYNFELIFFWGPGSLFENEWSLKAEYKRAGNRLELAEKLSTRILWIGIANFLLCPLILIWQILYAFFSYTEILKREPGSLGARCWSLYGRCYLRHFNELDHELHSRLSKGYKPASKYMNCFISPLLTIVAKNVAFFAGSILAVLIALTIYDEDVLAVEHVLTTVTLLGVGITVCRSFIPDQHLVFCPEQLLRVILAHIHYMPDHWQGNAHRYETRDEFAQLFQYKAVFILEELLSPIITPLILIICLRPKSLDIVDFFRNFTVEVVGVGDTCSFAQMDVRQHGHPAWMSAGKTEASIYQQAEDGKTELSLMHFAITNPKWQPPRESTAFIGFLKERVHRDSSVALAQQAVLPENALFSSIQSLQSESEPHSLIANVIAGSSALGFHMSRDGQASRHLSEVASALRSFSPLQSAQQPSSGFQTSGRDGEGAQPRGATAMTASGADARTVSSGSSAWEGQLQSMILSEYASTEMSLHALYMHELHKQHAQLEPERHTWHRRESDESGESAHEELDAQRGGPVPIPRSASYPFSSPRQPAEETATLQTGFQRRYGGITDPGTVHRAPSHFSRLPLGGWAEDGQSARHPEPVPEESSEDELPPQIHKV is encoded by the exons TGGCATCACATCGAGAACCTCGACCTTTTCTTCTCTCG CGTCTATAACCTGCATCAGAAGAATGGCTTCACTTGCATGCTCATTGGAGAGATCTTTGAGCTCAT GCAGTTCATCTTTGTGGTGGCATTCACCACCTTTCTTATCAGCTGTGTTGATTATGACATCCTCTTTGCCAACAAAGCATTAAATCACAGCCAGCATCCCAGTGAGCCCATTAAGGTGACTCTGCCAGACGCCTTCCTGCCTCCAAATGTCTGCAGTGCAAG AATCCAGGCAAACAGCTTCCTCATCTGCATCCTGGTGATAGCTGGGGTTTTCTGGATCCACCGACTTGTCAAATTTATCTACAACATTTGCTGCTACTGGGAGATTCACTCTTTCTACATCAATGCCCTGAAGATCCCCATG TCTACCCTGCCCTACTACACCTGGCAGGAGGTGCAGGCCCGCATTGTGCAGATCCAGAAGGAGCACCAGATCTGCATCCACAAGAAGGAGCTGACAGAGCTGGACATCTATCACCGCATCCTCCGCTTCAAGAACTATATGGTGGCCATGGTGAACAAGTCACTGCTGCCCATCCGCTTCCGCCTGCCCCTGCTGGGAGACACCGTCTTCTACACGCGTGGGCTCAAGTACAACTTTGAGCTCATCTTCTTCTGGGGTCCTGGCTCCCTCTTTGAGAACGAGTGGAGCCTGAAGGCTGAATACAAGCGGGCCGGGAACCGCCTGGAGCTGGCCGAGAAGCTCAGCACTCGCATCCTCTGGATTGGCATTGCTAACTTCCTCCTCTGCCCCCTCATCCTCATCTGGCAGATCCTCTATGCTTTCTTCAGCTACACGGAGATCCTGAAGCGGGAGCCGGGCAGCCTGGGTGCCCGCTGCTGGTCTCTCTACGGCCGCTGTTACCTCCGTCACTTCAACGAGCTGGATCACGAACTGCACTCGCGCCTCAGCAAGGGGTACAAGCCAGCTTCCAAGTACATGAACTGCTTCATCTCCCCGCTTCTCACCATCGTGGCCAAGAACGTGGCTTTCTTTGCTGGCtccatcctggctgtgctcatCGCTCTCACCATCTATGATGAGGACGTGCTTGCGGTCGAGCACGTCCTGACCACGGTCACCCTGCTCGGGGTGGGCATCACGGTGTGCAG GTCTTTCATCCCTGACCAGCACCTGGTGttctgcccagagcagctgctacGAGTCATCCTGGCACACATCCACTACATGCCCGACCACTGGCAGGGCAACGCCCACCGCTATGAGACCAGGGATGAGTTTGCCCAGCTCTTCCAGTACAAAGCG GTCTTCATCCTGGAAGAGCTCCTGAGTCCCATCATTACCCCCTTGATCCTCATCATCTGCCTGCGGCCCAAGTCCTTGGACATTGTTGACTTCTTCCGTAACTTCACTGTGGAGGTGGTGGGTGTGGGTGACACCTGCTCCTTTGCCCAGATGGACGTGCGCCAGCACGGCCACCCTGCG TGGATGTCAGCAGGAAAGACGGAGGCCTCCATTTACCAGCAGGCTGAGGATGGCAAGACGGAGCTATCCCTCATGCACTTTGCCATCACCAACCCCAAGTGGCAGCCACCCCGTGAGAGCACAGCCTTCATCGGCTTCCTGAAGGAGCGGGTGCACCGGGACAGCAGTGTGGCCCTGGCTCagcaggctgtgctccctgaAAACGCCCTCTTCAGCTCCATCCAGTCCCTGCAGTCGGAGTCAGAG CCTCACAGCCTGATTGCCAATGTGATAGCAGGCTCTTCAGCACTGGGCTTCCACATGAGCCGGGACGGACAGGCTTCCCGGCATCTCTCAGAAGTGGCCTCTGCTCTGCGTTCCTTCTCCCCACTCCAGTCTGCCCAGCAGCCTTCCAGTGGCTTTCAGACAtcaggaagggatggagaaggagcCCAGCCTCGTGGTGCCACTGCCATGACAGCCTCTGG TGCTGATGCAAGGACCGTGAGTTCGGGGAGCAGCGCCTGGGAGGGTCAACTGCAGAGCATGATCCTGTCAGAGTATGCCTCGACTGAGATGAGTCTTCATGCACTCTACATGCACGAG TTGCACAAGCAGCATGCCCAGCTGGAGCCCGAGCGGCACACTTGGCACCGGCGAGAGAGTGACGAGAGTGGGGAGAGTGCCCATGAGGAGCTGGATGCTCAGCGGGGTggccctgtccccattccccgCTCTGCCAGCTACCCCTTCTCCTCACCACGGCAGCCTGCCGAGGAGACAGCCACGCTGCAGACTGGTTTCCAGCGGCGATACGGTGGCATCACAG ACCCAGGCACAGTGCACAGAGCCCCATCACATTTCTCACGCCTTCCTCTGGGAGGCTGGGCCGAGGACGGGCAGTCGGCGAGGCACCCAGAGCCCGTGCCAGAGGAGAGCTCGGAGGATGAGCTTCCGCCACAGATCCACAAG GTATAG